One genomic window of Branchiostoma lanceolatum isolate klBraLanc5 chromosome 5, klBraLanc5.hap2, whole genome shotgun sequence includes the following:
- the LOC136434574 gene encoding uncharacterized protein isoform X2: MIDAEGYGEEETCKLVRPGVCVPRDQWGTPGPLPPCVNYDVMLPEVTRVNMTLPDTMAELGLNDFLPNIEEIRDAGKIPFRGPTSIPVGGVAAPNWVRVGTAILLIYTATVDGAEQLFAFPSGQFMSLVASDTLEGPIRSLKGGMEGFANTYPDTVAEAMPSLVQDFSDLLDSFNCSTGGPNCNRTLGVDDVTMLGGNWTIVVRPGIEFYLLLCFRFLFVRLCGFRLVVCILLELL, translated from the exons ATGATCGACGCGGAGGGTTATGGTGAAGAAG AAACCTGTAAGCTGGTGCGGCCAGGTGTCTGCGTTCCCAGAGATCAGTGGGGGACACCTGGACCTCTTCCCCCGTGTGTCAACTATGACGTCATGCTGCCGGAAGTGACGCGTGTTAATATGACACTCCCAGATACCATGGCGGAATTAGGCTTAAATGACTTTCTACCAAACATCGAAGAAATACGCGATGCTG GTAAGATTCCCTTCAGGGGGCCGACGTCGATTCCCGTCGGAGGTGTAGCAGCCCCGAACTGGGTCCGTGTGGGGACTGCGATCCTCCTGATCTACACCGCGACCGTCGATGGTGCCGAGCAACTTTTCGCTTTCCCTTCCGGGCAGTTTATGAGCCTTGTAGCAAGCGATACCCTAGAAG GTCCTATTCGGAGCCTGAAGGGAGGTATGGAGGGGTTTGCTAATACCTACCCTGATACCGTTGCCGAGGCGATGCCGTCCCTGGTCCAGGACTTCAGTGACCTGCTCGACAGCTTCAACTGCAGCACCGGCGGTCCCAACTGCAACCGGACCCTCGGAGTAGACGATGTGACGATGTTAGGTGGCAACTGGACTATAGTTGTGAGGCCCGGGATTGAGTTTTACCTCCTTTTATGTTTCAGATTTCTCTTCGTACGTCTTTGTGGCTTTAGATTGGTGGTCTGTATTCTCTTAGAGTTGCtgtaa
- the LOC136434574 gene encoding uncharacterized protein isoform X1: MGFGVWLVLVALLPMIDAEGYGEEETCKLVRPGVCVPRDQWGTPGPLPPCVNYDVMLPEVTRVNMTLPDTMAELGLNDFLPNIEEIRDAGKIPFRGPTSIPVGGVAAPNWVRVGTAILLIYTATVDGAEQLFAFPSGQFMSLVASDTLEGPIRSLKGGMEGFANTYPDTVAEAMPSLVQDFSDLLDSFNCSTGGPNCNRTLGVDDVTMLGGNWTIVVRPGIEFYLLLCFRFLFVRLCGFRLVVCILLELL, from the exons ATGGG GTTCGGAGTTTGGCTAGTCCTTGTGGCGCTTCTTCCCATGATCGACGCGGAGGGTTATGGTGAAGAAG AAACCTGTAAGCTGGTGCGGCCAGGTGTCTGCGTTCCCAGAGATCAGTGGGGGACACCTGGACCTCTTCCCCCGTGTGTCAACTATGACGTCATGCTGCCGGAAGTGACGCGTGTTAATATGACACTCCCAGATACCATGGCGGAATTAGGCTTAAATGACTTTCTACCAAACATCGAAGAAATACGCGATGCTG GTAAGATTCCCTTCAGGGGGCCGACGTCGATTCCCGTCGGAGGTGTAGCAGCCCCGAACTGGGTCCGTGTGGGGACTGCGATCCTCCTGATCTACACCGCGACCGTCGATGGTGCCGAGCAACTTTTCGCTTTCCCTTCCGGGCAGTTTATGAGCCTTGTAGCAAGCGATACCCTAGAAG GTCCTATTCGGAGCCTGAAGGGAGGTATGGAGGGGTTTGCTAATACCTACCCTGATACCGTTGCCGAGGCGATGCCGTCCCTGGTCCAGGACTTCAGTGACCTGCTCGACAGCTTCAACTGCAGCACCGGCGGTCCCAACTGCAACCGGACCCTCGGAGTAGACGATGTGACGATGTTAGGTGGCAACTGGACTATAGTTGTGAGGCCCGGGATTGAGTTTTACCTCCTTTTATGTTTCAGATTTCTCTTCGTACGTCTTTGTGGCTTTAGATTGGTGGTCTGTATTCTCTTAGAGTTGCtgtaa
- the LOC136434573 gene encoding gamma-crystallin B-like: MASITIYSEERLRGTKKTYSGKVEDVPSGDNTCHSIKVDSGEWLVYSNNNYEGTSIRLPRGIYPDPGHIRNLHCGCNTNWNDQVRSLRPINQDGITLFDKDDFCGSEQAVTSNNPNIEMDNCCSIIVRGGWWKVFPYGDYNGDYDWCRGEFALGPGNYRMPIYAPGNGRISVGSVQKVPCPY; the protein is encoded by the exons ATGGCAAGCATCACAATCTACAGCGAGGAGCGTCTCCGTGGGACTAAGAAGACCTACTCCGGAAAGG TGGAGGACGTCCCATCTGGAGATAACACGTGCCACTCCATCAAGGTTGACAGTGGTGAGTGGCTTGTCTACTCCAACAACAACTACGAGGGCACCTCGATCCGCCTGCCGAGAGGCATCTACCCCGATCCCGGGCACATCCGCAACCTTCACTGTGGCTGCAACACCAACTGGAACG ACCAGGTTCGCTCCCTTCGCCCCATCAACCAGGATGGCATCACCCTGTTCGACAAGGACGACTTCTGCGGATCCGAGCAGGCCGTCACCAGCAACAACCCCAACATCGAGATGGACAACTGCTGCTCCATCATAGTCCGCG GTGGATGGTGGAAGGTGTTTCCCTATGGAGACTACAATGGAGATTACGACTGGTGTCGCGGAGAGTTCGCCCTGGGGCCGGGGAACTACCGTATGCCCATCTACGCTCCGGGAAACGGGAGGATCTCTGTCGGTTCTGTCCAGAAGGTCCCGTGCCCCTACTAG